The Caldalkalibacillus uzonensis genomic sequence ATCTATCTAACAGCGGGGGCTATTATGCTTTGGGACCCCCGGCCACATACAGGACCTGGCCGTTAACAAACGAAGCCTCTTCTGAGGCAAAGAATAAGGCGGCGTAGGCAATATCCTCAGGCTTGCCAGACCTTCCTACTGGAATCGATTGAATGGCCATTTGCCTGAACTGCTCAAAGTCTACCCCCACTCTGGCAGCGGTTGCTTTTGTCATCTCTGTCTCAATAAAACCAGGTGCGATGGCATTGCAGGTGATGCCAAATTTACCAAGTTCAATGGCCAAGGTTTTGGTAAACCCCTGCAAACCAGCTTTGGCCGTGGCATAATTGGCCTGGCCCCTGTTTCCCAAGGCTGACGTGGAGGAGAGATTGATGATTCTCCCATACTTTTGTTCCACCATATATTTTTGCGCAGCCCGGCTGCAATAAAAGGCTCCTTTTAAATGGACATCCATCACTTGCTCCCAGTCTTCATCCGTCATTTTAAATAACAGGTTATCGCGGATAATGCCTGCGTTATTAACCAGGATATCCAGGCGCCCCCACATACTGACAATGCTGTCCACCGTTTTTTCCACCTGACTGCGGTCTGTCACATCACAGCGCAAAGCCATCACCGTCAATCCTTCGTTCTCCAGTTCCTGCCCGGCAGCCTGCACCAGTTCCTCATTGAT encodes the following:
- the fabG gene encoding 3-oxoacyl-ACP reductase FabG, encoding MRLENRVALVTGASRGIGKAIATRLAQEGAKVCLADINEELVQAAGQELENEGLTVMALRCDVTDRSQVEKTVDSIVSMWGRLDILVNNAGIIRDNLLFKMTDEDWEQVMDVHLKGAFYCSRAAQKYMVEQKYGRIINLSSTSALGNRGQANYATAKAGLQGFTKTLAIELGKFGITCNAIAPGFIETEMTKATAARVGVDFEQFRQMAIQSIPVGRSGKPEDIAYAALFFASEEASFVNGQVLYVAGGPKA